TGTTCGATTGCATCGTCTCAAACCTTCGACGGAATATTGGAACGCTGGAGGACGCGTTGCATCGATGGGATCGCCGATTCCTCACCTTCTCTCGGAAGATTTCGATATCGTTCATGGACACACGTTTCTCCCGGCGGTTCCGACGAGGGCCGCGGGCGCACTCACAGATGCCGCGACCGTCTTTACCGTTCACGGGACTGCTCTCACCTCCAGGACTGGTCGTGATGAATCGGCACTCGCTCCAATCAAACGGCGGATCGAGCGACAGTTCGTGCTCGGATTCGATTACGATCACGTCATCTCCGTCAACACCGAGCACATCGGTCTGTTAGATGAACACCACACGGACGTGTCGTGCGTCCCGAACGGCGTCGATATCGACCGGTTCGATGTCGAGACCGAGCAACGCGACGAAATCCTCTTCCTCGGTCGTCTTGCACCGAAAAAGCGCGTCAGTGATCTCATCGAAGCATACGAACGAGTGAGCGACGAATTTCCGGAAACCGACCTCGTAATCGTCGGCTCCGGACCGAAGCGAAGCGAATTGGATGACCTCGTTGGAACGCTCGGGATTAGTGATCGCGTTCACTTCGAAGGACGTGTCTCGGATGAGGCAATACCTCGCTACTATCGCCGGGCACGATTGTTCGTCCTGCCATCCGTTTGGGAAGGGCATCCGTTGACGCTTTTGGAGGCGTGGGCGGCTGAGACGCCGGTGGTGGCAAGCGATGTCGAGGGGATTGCCGAGTTCGTCGTGCACGAG
This Halococcus agarilyticus DNA region includes the following protein-coding sequences:
- a CDS encoding glycosyltransferase family 4 protein, encoding MLQDDWWPRIGGGPVHVRELSITLAEEFDHSIDIYTRALVKDGTSHTEIQTFADGAVRLHRLKPSTEYWNAGGRVASMGSPIPHLLSEDFDIVHGHTFLPAVPTRAAGALTDAATVFTVHGTALTSRTGRDESALAPIKRRIERQFVLGFDYDHVISVNTEHIGLLDEHHTDVSCVPNGVDIDRFDVETEQRDEILFLGRLAPKKRVSDLIEAYERVSDEFPETDLVIVGSGPKRSELDDLVGTLGISDRVHFEGRVSDEAIPRYYRRARLFVLPSVWEGHPLTLLEAWAAETPVVASDVEGIAEFVVHEETGYLVPSEAPNELADGLRHALSNRTTAERWATNAHELVESDYSWEGVAERTNQIYQRVVSSSPNDSTVSPHSM